The Budorcas taxicolor isolate Tak-1 chromosome 8, Takin1.1, whole genome shotgun sequence genome includes the window CTTAGGGAAAGGAATGTGTGAGTTTAAGGGAACTCTAACCTTCGCACCACAAAGGCTGAAATCTAGAAAGGCCGATAAAAAACGACCTGAGATTTGAATTTTATCAAGAACTCAAAGAATTGCATTTCACAACATCAAGGAAAACTGACGAAAGCCTTCTCGTATAAATAACAGGCCTCAAGTATTAATATGAAGGCGGCCAGAACCGAACGGCTGGGCCCGCCCTCTACTCAACAGCCTCTCACCACTGAGGTCTTCAACTACTGGCCACGCCGGCCCAGCTCTAAAGGGCTTTCGTGAGCTTCCCTGCGCTCCCAGGCCTTTCCCAGCTCCAGCCTCCGCCTCAGTCTCCGGGCTAAGGCCTTCACGTGGCTCAAAGTCCACGCCCACCGGGCCCAGTTAGGGCGTTGGGCCCGCCGCGGGGCCTGCGCTCTCTTGGGACCAAAGGCCCAAAGCGGGTGGCAGATCAGATCGCAGGTGGGCGCCGCAAGGCCCCGGGGCTCGGCGCCGTCAGTGTGAGCCCGCAGACCTCACTAGGCCGGGACGGCCCTTCCAAAGGAGCCAATCAGGCCGGCCCGGGCCTGCATGACACAGCACGATCTGGCCCAGGCCCCGACCCAGGCCCAACGCAAGCCCTGCCTAGGGGGCGCGCGGGTGCGCAGCTGGGCCCGGTGGGGTCCGCGGCTCCTCATTCGcccccttcctcttcttccctctccctcgtTCCCTGTCTCCACTTCCAAGACGCGCCCACAGCCAGGCCCGGCTGGGCCTACCCAGCGCGGTGGGTCCCCCGGTGCGCGCACCCACAGGGGGCGGACGGGCGCGCGCTCACACTCACTCAGCTCCGGAGGCCATGGCGCGCGCTTCACCCAGCCGGCGGCTGTGGCGGACCGCAGGTAACGGCTCTGAGGGGTGGCAGGCGACAGCCTGGGCCGGGACTCGGCTCTcccggagggggggggggggcaagtgGCGGCGACAAACCCGCAGGCCTCCCTCTCGTTTCCTCCCAGCGGCACTAGGGCGGTGGACGAGCGGGCGGGCGACGCTGGCGCCTGATCCGCGAGGGGGTAGCGGCCGCGACGACTCAAACGACGGCAGCAGACGCTTCGCTAAGACTGAGCGGAGAAGAGCCGAATCATCGGAAGGAGAGGTGCTCTCACCACAGCCAATCAGCGTCTGCCCTGGCGACTCCCGCCCGCCTCTCCGTGCCTCTCCCCAGCAACCCGCAGACCGGAGCCAATCAGGAAATTCGTTTGTGGCCTGGCTCCCGCCTCAAGGGCGCAACACGCCTAGTAACGCCACGTCAATTGGCCGCAACGCTACGCTTCCTCGACGGATTGGGATTTCCGACCAATCAACAAAAAGAATAGGGCCAGATCGACTGGCGAAAGGAGAGCCTTCATTCCTGGGAGACAGACTCTCCCACTTGGCTCCAGTTGATTGGCTCCTGAGTTTACCCTACTAGAAAGACCTGGCACAATGGATTGAACCCTAGTCGGGTTGTATTGATAAACTACACACCCGTCTTCTACCAAAACCTGAATATCCACTCTAACCCCTCTCCTTGCTCCTTCAGGCCGCCGGCTCCAGCCACCTTTATTCTGGACTCTGACTAACACCCCAGCTCTTAATCCACTCTACCCTATCGTCATTACACCCTTTGGTAATCGTAATCCCATAGGCTTTACAGTTTCTCGGAGCTTGGAGATACAAGCTTCCTTTCCACTGGCTATTAATATTCATGGCTAAAGGAGGGAGTGGACTCAAGTCCAGAAAGGAGTCAAAAGCAGCTACAGAACATACAGCAGATTCAACAAAGCCCAAAGCAGCAAGAAAATTGTACAGAGTCTTGGAAGTCCTTAGGCCCAAAATGCCAGGTTGTTGCTGTTAAATctttaagtcgtgtccgactctgcaaccccacagactgcagtgcgccagtctttcctgtctttcactatctcccagagtttgctcaaattcatgtccaaatcGCCAGGTAACCCTAACTATATTCAGTATACAGCTTTGGGGGCCCGTTGACTGAATTCACCCTTCACCCCTTATTGACACAGACATATTTGACTCAAATAGTGGAAATTCAAATTTGGGattagggtgggggtgggaaattCTCTCCTCTAGAATTTTTGCTTTCAGGTAACAAGGATTAAAGGCACTGCTTCTTGAGTAAGGATTCCCTTAGCCCTTTCTCGAGGCTCATAAGGCAGATGATGTTGGGAGAGGGTATCATGGACAACCAGCACTCAACTGACTCAGAAAGCTGTGAGCCTTCCCACTCAAGTATATGTAGTAGGCAGACAACAGATAGATATGAAATTTTACTCAACACATGAAAAGGGAAACAGGATAAAAGGTGCTATGAGCAAGTCAATGCCTTGTTGGTGGAAGCAGGGCTTCTCTGGAATCAGAATAGCAAATTTTGCAGGACTACCACCAACCTCTCCAATGCCAGACATATACTGGAATGGTCAGCTCCAGCCACATTTCCCAAGGATGGGATGGCAGAAAGTCCTCCCTACAGATGGTCCACTGAGGACCCAGTTCTGGTTCTTTGAAACATGGCAGCTACAGGTCACAAGTCTCCAGATGTCTGAAATTCCTCACGAAGGGTTTCACGGTCAGGGGGGCAGATCCAGCCCAAACAGGTTTCTAAGTACAGGGGAAGGGACCTGAAAGCAAAAAGGGTGAAGTCTAAGGGACGATAGGCAGAAGACTGAATAGCCATTCACTCCCTTGATTCACCACTACCCCCAGTAGGCCTAAGGACTCTAGAAGCCAGCTGTCTCCTTAACCTTACCATGCAGTATTCTCCTGTGGCAACTCAGTTTGGGCCTCCAGCCTCCGCCAGAGAGCAGTGGCCTCATCCCTCCGATCCAGCCTCCTCAGAGTCTGAAGCAGGTGATAGGAAGCATCTTGATTACCTGTAGCCCCACCCCAGAGCACAGGGCCTTAGAACTTGACACAGACTTAACATCATTTTATAAAAGGGGAAACTACGGCCTAGAGCAGGGATGTGTTTTGCTTACATGGAATCAGGGATACATCACTGCCAACAATGCCTAACCCTGGGTACTCCCTGCCCAGAACAAAGGGCTCAGTTGACCCTGCTCCTGCCCAACATACTCTCAGCACAGGTATGGTCTTTGTGTCTGAAGACATTAGGAAGCCTAGAGAACTCCTGGGAGGCCTTCACACATGCTTGTGTCTTGCATATGTCTGCACAACTGTTATGTATCCCTACATATATACAAGCACAATCCCATTCACCCCTCCGATCAAGGAACATCACTCTTACACTAATCCCCAAGTACCTCCCCATGGCCCTCTCTGTCCTTACACATCTGTGCATAGCTGATGCCTGCATATGTACATACCTGGGCACATCTGCACACTGAGAAGGAAGTCCTGTAGGGCTTTGGTATCCTGGCCAagggccacccattccagtccacgaCTAATCAGGGCAGCTGTCTGAAGCTGTTGTAGTGCCATATCTGACGTACACCCCTGCTCACAGATGGAAGCAGGCCCTGGGGACCTCTCCAAAAATCAAGACATTTGTTTCCAGCCAGACCATCCCCACAACCTCAATACCATATCTCTTATGTTTGGAGTCCCTTTCTCTTAAATCTCTTGGTGGGCTAGGACACATGGAAAGgaaaccaccactaccacagaGAAAAGCTAAGTCTAGCTCACCTTGTTCTTTATCCTTAGGTGTGGCCCGGAAGAGCAGCTCAAGGCACCTGAAGTGGGATAGAGAGCAGGGGTAAAGAAGAGTTAACCTCAGAAACTGGGGTGAGTAGTTTAAGAATAGAGCTCACCAACTCAGGTCCCAATTACAAAATTATCCCTCCACATTTCCCCTAGGGTCCTGGTTGGCTTCCTGGACTCACCGGCTATACTCACTAATTGCCTCCTTTTGGGCCCCCAATTGCACCCAAGCTTGGCCCTGAAGCAGATGGGTAGCAGAGACCCAGGGTGAGCAGTGTGGtgactctttggttcttcttctgGCATCTTCCCACAGCCGAGGCCTCTTGGGAAGCAGCAATGATGTGCGGCTAAGCAGCTCCTCACATACGGTCAAAGCATCCTGGGCTCGGCCTGCCTGGATCAACGCTGCTGCTGCCTCCAAAAACAACTCAGGCACACAGGGCCCTGGGGGGCAAGGTGGTGGGGAGAACTGGGGTGGGAAGAGAATGCAATGCAGTGTCTTGAGGAGACATGAACCACTACCTCCAAGGCTCTAGTACCATGCAGGGACCATCCACTGCTTGCTGCCCTGGATCTCCCTTGCTCTGGGAACCTTCCCAGTCTGGTCTCCCAGAATGGACAAAAAGAAGAGCAGaggaaaagtcagaaaaaagCACTCCCACTCTACTCCAAAGGAAACTCCAATTCTCCCACCCCACTACACAGAAACGTGGCATACCCACCTTTGGCTCTGAGCCATCCAGCAACAGGGCAAGCAGGTCCAGGTAATGTTCTGCAGCGTCCGCTGCCCTGAAGAGTCATAACCCATGAGCCTCACCTTAGGCCATAGCAGGGCCCTCCAAAAGCTCTTAGCTAAGGGCCTTGGGGTGATGGAAGGGTAAGGTGTGGGACTCTAACATTGGCTCAGTATGGATCTACACTATTTACAGACTGGATCTGGGAGAAGACTTTATAGAATTTTCAAGATACAGGAGGTTAGTGACAGGGTAAAGAGTCCTCAGCTCAGGTCCAGCAGCAAGGCAGGAAGCTGATAGTGGGGACCCGTGTCCCACCCTTGACTTATTTATCCTCTCAATTTGCAAGAACAGAAGCAGAGTCACACCACAGGGGAGGCATCAGAAGTGGGAAGGGGAGCTCAGGTGAGCAAGATGGACCTCACCTTCCTGTCTGTAGGCATCGGCTTGCTAGCAGGTACTTGGCCTGGCTCTGTGTGCCACAGTGAAGGGGTGAGGCTGGGTCAGGTCGTGGGAGTAATAACTCTACTTCAATGAGAAGCTGATGGGCTTCAGGGATACGAGTGATACTCAAAGCctaacaaaaagaataaactttaTAATCTCCGGGAACTATACATCCTTCTACTTAAACCTTGACTAGTCACACCAGCACAAGGATCTCAGCATTTCCCGCATCTTCGCCTGGCATAGTTCCTTACCTCAACCAGCAGCTCCAGACTCTCAATTTCTGCTGCTATGTTCCCCAGTTGCTGATATAGCCTGGAGGCCTCCAGAAGTGGGGGACCCCAGGTTGATCCCTCTTTCAGGGCTGCAACCAAGTAGAGCAGAGCTCTCTGTGGACTGCCCTAGGGGGTTGAAAGGACACAAGCCTCAGCTACCCTCACAAAGTAgaaagctgtggtttctccaaCCTACCCTAGGACGGTCTTTACCATCTTACGAAGACAGGTCCCCAGGGCTGTGTATACCTGGACCAACAGAGACTGTGGGCACAGACCTGAGGCCGCTTCATGCAGGCTACTCAGTGCCTTGGGCAAACTCCCTGTGATCAGCTCCTGGAGGCCTGTGGGCAAGCAGGGTGTCAGCTTAGAGAGGCCAACAGGGCAAGCGGGCCTGATGGGGAAGAAGAACACAGAGAAGTTCCACCAAGCTGAATGGTACAGGACAGAAAAGACATGAGCCCAGAGGACTTCTTAAGACAGAAGTGGAGAGGAAGGGACAAGTCAGATTGTTAACTGGCCTTGACGATAGGCAAATGCTGTCAGAAGGACATCCCTCAAGCCTCGGGCATTCTGCAGGGTCAGCGGAGCATCTGACTCCTCAGTTGGGGGTCTCCAACTTTTCAGAAGCAGCAGCATATCCTCAGAGGCGCTGCTCTGGGAAAGAAGGATGATGAGAGGTTCCAGGCTTGTAATGACCCCTTCTCTATCTCAGTCTGCCCTGACTGGACTTTAAACTCAAGGATCCTCTTGGTTCTTGTTCCCTCATTTCTAAGAGATTAATAGCTGTGGGGAAAGGATACAGGTAGGAAGAAAAATCTGGGGCAGTGATATTCTTAATGAGTCTTCTCACTCAGGATAAGTCCACGAGGACACAGAGCAGGGACCATGTTTGGGTTACTGATGCAAAGACTGAAGCAGGGAAGTGACTTCAGCAAGGTCACAAGAGCCCTAATTCTACCCAAGATAATCAAGGTCCCAAGAAAATCCCTCCAATGAGGAACAAATCAGAGCAAGGTCACCTAAGAGTCCTGAGAGAACCGGGGTCTTCTGAACACCAACCCAGCAGCCTTTCCAGCACATAATGATGATACTGCAGCCAGGAAACGTGGAAGGAGGAGAGACCCTTAGATCCAGATCATTATCTGAATTACCTGGCTAACAGTCAGGGTCTGCAGCAGCAAGGTCAGGTCCCCAAAACGGTTTGTGGTCAGCCAGAGGGCAGCCTGCAGGCCCGCAaggtggtgaagggcagggagcaGCTCCGGCAGAAGGGAGGAAACACGGAGGGCAGCGTCCCACAGCCCCCAGAGCTCATGTTCCAGCCTGGCTTCCAGCTGCCCCTGCGTCTCCAGCACTGtagagtatacacacacatagagctGAGGTGCAACTTCATCTCTAGCTTTCCTTCTCTGCAGGAGCCCAAAGGTCACAAAAGTGCTCCTGGTCTGAGGAACACATGGAGGATCAAAGAAGGGCATCTCTGCAGAGGTGACAGATTATGTTGTTCCTCCTATCCCCCCCTGCAAGAACTTAAGCCCAGACTGAGGCTGGCAGGGGCACGGAAGGTAATCTCTGGCCCTCACCTCTCTCTAGGCCCTGCTGGATATCCTGCGCCAGGTCCTCAGTGAAACCCTGCGCCAGGTTTGCCCTCAGGGTGATAAAGTTGCAGATGACAGTCAGTTCCAAAGAGAGAACAGGAACGGTCGCAGGGAGCCCTGGAGCAACAAATGCTGATCTCACAGACCACTCTCAGGTGAAAGAGATCACCCCACCCCAACCAAAATGGCCTCAATAAAGAACCCACTCTGGTAGATTATAGAACGGCCAGAATGTTTTCtcaaatgcgtgtgtgtgtgtgtgtgtgtgtgtgtgtgtgagatggaaCAGCCAGAATGTTTTCCAAATAGACCGTCTTGGAAATCACTTCGTCAAACGCTTCTGTGTGCTtatgtatctatgtgtgtgtgtgtgtgcatgagagaGATTCACCTGTACAATGTGAATGGAATTCCATTCCAGTCCTGTCTGTGTCTTAAACAGGACCCCTTACCCCCTGAGCAATCGCCTCAATTCTAGACATGCAGAAGAGGAACTGGTCTCTGGATGTGGAGGGCAGGAGTGACCATCCTGGGGAGGGCCCTACTTACCCTGCAGACTACAGAGAAGTCCCCTGAGCCCTTCCAGTGCATCCTGAGCCAACTGCTGTCGCCTCAGAGGCAGACTTGAGTCCTGAGCAACCTGTCAAATGTGGGATGGGGTAATAGTACTTTCCTTGCAGCTGTGGCAAGGGGTTTCATTCTCCAGTCATTTCTGGTTCTTTAGGGGAGGTCAAGCTCAGCCCCTCCCCACTGGCCAGACTAAATCCACTGCATACCCTTTTCCTGGTATCTGGGGGCTGCAAAGCAAGGGTCCCAGCAACCGCGTTACCTTGGCCTGTCGAACTAGCTGGTCATTCTTTTCCCTCCACAGGTCCAGGCAGCTGACGTGTGAGGCTGAAGAgcccagaggagtctggtgagccaTGATAGCCAAGGCTGGGCCCAGACACCTGAAGGGGGCTGCTGAAGGGTAAGCCTGAAGCCCCCACTGAGCAAGGAAGAAAGGGTTCGTGCACTTCTGCCCCCAGCCAAGAATCCCTTGCTGTTCTTGGGGTTCCAGTCAGGACGGCCTACCGTTTCCGGGAGAAACGGACTCTCCCCTGCTTGGCGGGGATTCCACCTCCGCCTTTTCTACCCGCGCTTCTGGTTGGCCCAGTTGGCAAAATGCTAGGCGGCGGTTGGTCGTCTTCAAGGGTTACTAACTCCTCGCGGGAAATTGGAAGAAGAAATAAGAGGCCAGaccagagagggaggcagagacggGCCAGAGACCGGAGGCGTGTCGGAGTGGGTAGGTCGTAGGGCTCGCCGTCCCGCTGTTCAGCCATCGAGGTTGCCAAAGCCTTGGGAAGTTGACCTCAACACTCGGAAACCGCGGCGAAGTCTCTCCCTCCCAGCTAAAGGCCCACATCGGCCGGGAACTTCCCCCGCCGCGGCAGGCTAGCCCGCCCTATGCATGCTGGGAGTTGTAGTACCAGTGGGAGCCGCCAGGAAGAGTCCAGCCCCAGAAGTCTCTTCAAAAAGAACTGaccaggacttcctggtggtccagtggttgagatccCCAATGCAGGGATCACGGTTCGATTCCTAACgttggaggatcccacatgcctcggggcaactaagcccaggagccacaactactgattcTGCCAGGTGCAACGAAAGAAGTCACCCAAGGAGAAACCCGCCCGCCACAAGGAAGAGTAGTAGCCCCTGCTCCTGGCAACTAGAGAAATTTTAGGTGCAGCaccaaagacctagcacagccataaattaaataaataagaactgACTGGAGACGGAGACCCTTGGTAGTCAGCACATCCTATCACCATGAAGCACCAACATGCTCACCAGTCTGTTCAACCACATGCAGTCCGACTAGCTGGCAGTGCAGCCCCATGCCTGTGCACCCTGCACTGCTCAAATGTACCTGCCCAATCCTTTCAACAAATGGAGGGAACAGAACTGGAGCTCCATatgcaaagaagaaacaaactgcAACCCTTGTCATCTACaaagtcaactcaaaatggataaactggactcgattaaaattaaaacctcttCTGCCACAAAGACACTGTCAAAGATGTAAGTCAaaccattatgctgtacaccttaaacagtgatgtcaattatatcccaataaaactgggggaaaaaattcaGAGATGATTtctcaatagaaaataaatataagaaaattcaaAGCAAAGTCACAAAgtgggagaaattatttgcaaatcatatacctCATCTCTTCAAGTGGTCACATCTCTTCCTGTTCTGGGCACCCTCAAACTTCAAACCCCAGTCCTGACCCTTCTCCTTAGAAACTGCTTCCCATTTTTTTGGTGGACATTTCCATGAGGATTTCATGCCAGCACTTCAACACAACATAGAGGGGCACTGGAGACATCTGAGGATCTTCAGATTCATATGGTTTTGGCCCCAAGTCAGGAATAATCAATGGGACAAGGTGCATTAGATGGGCAAGTAGGTCTGATCCAGGGAGGCCTCCACAGGAGAGAAGGGCAGAGTGTTCTGAAGTGAGAGTACACATCGAGGAGGAGACACAGCACTACTGGGGCTTTAGACAGTGAAAGTCGGTGCCCCACAATGCGGCTCTGTTATCAGCCAAAGCAAAAGAATTTAGTAAAATACATCCCATGGCAAAGCGAAATGGCAGGTGGAATAACAGTAGtgatttgcaaagagttgggagaAGTGAATTCAGACAACTCTAACCACTTCTCAAAGGGTCTTAGATGCAGCCAGGTCTGCGTAAGACAGCTGATCCTATCTGTGCCTGGATAAGGGAGACAGAACTTCCTCATATCCCTTACAGGACAGTCAGGGCTTCGCCACACCTCAGACAcatatatttactttattattttattccactTTGGAGACAGCCCCTCAGTTGCTCAGATGTATCCAATGCAGGAGTTAGGAATTAGGCTCTACTATGATcttgaattataaaataatgaagtcCCAGATGCCAGTAGGTCCTGGCTGCATGGTGGTAAGAGGTGTGGCTGAGCCTTTCTTGCAGATGATCCAGCACCCGTATAGACCAGGCTAGATTGTTCTCCAGCTTTCTGCTGGGTCAGAACTAACTGCCTGAACCAGGAGCTCACAGCACCATCTACTCGCATCACCAAAGCTATGCCTAGACAAAGTCCCACGCTGCTCACAATGAAGCCCATGGCCTCAAAAATGAACCTGCAAAGAAAGGTAGAGAATCTCAAAGGACACAAACAGTAGATCTAGAGTCTTTTCCCCACTGAGGCAAAGCTTGTCCATTCTCGATGTTCACTGTTTAACCCAAGGTTCACCCTCCCCACAGCAACATTTCTCAAGCAAATCCACTTACTTGGGGGCAAACACCTTCCAGACCAAGAGATGCCTGCGGAGGATGGAGGCTGCCAAGACACAGGCCAGAAtctgaaggaagagaagaggggtcAAATTattgggaaggggaggaggaagtgggTTAAGTAGAGAGTTGCTGTAGACCCCTGTGAAGaatggaaagggaaggaaagcagTACCTGTCAGTGGAAAGAACCCTGGGCTAAGAGTTAGGAAACATAATTCTTTTCTTGGCCATACTATGACTTGCAGTGTGACCGTGGACAAGCactattcatctgtgtctcttaatACTCAGGCTCGGCTTCTCAGGGTGGAGGGAATGTCAGAGTCACACACTCTGCCTCTGAAGGAAAGGAAGATTAATTATCACAGCTTGGGAAAGAATCCTGATCATCACCTAAGCTTTTCCAGTCTGTCCAATGGAGTAATCCCCAAATGCAACCATCAAGTCCAGATCTAGCCTGTAGAGAGGAAACAATCCAAGACTAGgatggagacccaggttagagTCTCAGTATTGCCATTTGAGGTCACTGGCCTTTGGGCAATCACTTCACTTACCTAAGCCTCAATCAAGGCTCCCTCCTAGGGTTTTGGCAAAGTGTGAAAGAAGGTGATGTCCATGCATGTGAAAAGATCACTAACTCTATGATCTGTCCCTTGCACCC containing:
- the FANCG gene encoding Fanconi anemia group G protein; the protein is MAHQTPLGSSASHVSCLDLWREKNDQLVRQAKVAQDSSLPLRRQQLAQDALEGLRGLLCSLQGLPATVPVLSLELTVICNFITLRANLAQGFTEDLAQDIQQGLERVLETQGQLEARLEHELWGLWDAALRVSSLLPELLPALHHLAGLQAALWLTTNRFGDLTLLLQTLTVSQSSASEDMLLLLKSWRPPTEESDAPLTLQNARGLRDVLLTAFAYRQGLQELITGSLPKALSSLHEAASGLCPQSLLVQVYTALGTCLRKMGSPQRALLYLVAALKEGSTWGPPLLEASRLYQQLGNIAAEIESLELLVEALSITRIPEAHQLLIEVELLLPRPDPASPLHCGTQSQAKYLLASRCLQTGRAADAAEHYLDLLALLLDGSEPKFSPPPCPPGPCVPELFLEAAAALIQAGRAQDALTVCEELLSRTSLLLPKRPRLWEDARRRTKESPHCSPWVSATHLLQGQAWVQLGAQKEAISEYSRCLELLFRATPKDKEQGPASICEQGCTSDMALQQLQTAALISRGLEWVALGQDTKALQDFLLSVQMCPGNQDASYHLLQTLRRLDRRDEATALWRRLEAQTELPQENTAWSLPLYLETCLGWICPPDRETLREEFQTSGDL